GACCTTCAAAGAGTGATGTCATATGGAATAGCCCTGACGGAGAAGTAGAACAGGGAAATACATCTTGGCCAGAATTTGTTCCCACAAGTGGACCAGATAAGACTCGAAAGATGGACTATATACGCTACGGTGGTCACATATTGGTTGGTATTAGGGGACCAAGGGCGGATGCTGCAACATTGAGAAAGGAATTGATTGAGTTTTGCGATCAGAAATATATGCTGAAGCTTGACAATGAGAGCCTCCCTATAGAACATATAACAAAGGGTATACTGTTTCTTGACCATGTTTTATGCCGGAGAGTTGTTTACCCAACTCTTCGTTATACTGCTACTGGGGGTAAGATCATCAGTGAGAAGGGTGTGGGAACCCTTTTATCAGTTACAGCTAGTTTGAAACAATGCATCAAGCAGTTTAGGAAACTAAACTTTGTGAAGGGTGATAGGGATCCAGATCCACAGCCGTGTTTTCGAATGTTTCATGCTACCCAAGCCCACACCAATGCACAAATGAACAAGTTTTTGTCCACAATGGTTGAGTGGTATAGATACGCTGATAATAGGAAAAAAGTGGTGAACTTTTGCTCTTACATTTTAAGGGGTTCACTTGCAAAGCTTTATGCAGCCAAATACAAACTTCGTTCCCGAGCAAAGGTGTACACGATTGGTGCTCGGAATCTAAGCCGTCCTTTGAAGGAGAAGAAAGGTCAATCTCCTGAGTACCACAATCTTTTGAGAATGGGTCTTGTTGAGTCAATTGATGGACTTCAATATACCAGGATGTCTCTGGTACCAGAAACGGATTACACCCCTTTTCCAAGTAACTGGAGACCTGATCATGAGAAGGCTTTATTGGAATATACAAGGCTTGATGATCCGAAAACCCTGGAAGAGCAACGTAGTTGCATCAAGGAACTTGGCCTTCTTTTGCCACAAGATTACATTTCAATGCTTGTTTGGAACTACAAAAGGAATGCTATTGTATTGGATCACCTTTCCTTGGTTGGTAGTAATACCAATAGGCAAAGAGATCAACAACTGCTTTTGGGTTCTAATGAAGATTATATTGAGCAACAAATCGAAAAGGAGGAATACTAATTATAATGTTTGGGTCATTGCTTGTACTGTTGTTTTCCCTTGTAGACTgaattctatataaaaaaaaagagaaaaaagaaaacaattcAGATAAAATTACAGTAGATACTTTTGTCCATGTTCTACTAGATTGTTGTAGTTATTTTGCAACTGCGCACATAGGAAAGGCATTAAATATTGCTTGAAGCCGGATTTTCCTTAAGAATTAAGGAGCTTCTGTTTTCTTCCTTGAAAATGGAAAGTGGAGACAAGTACCCTTTGGAACCATTTCCATATAAATTAGAAGGTAAaaagcaaataaaataaaataaaaaattgtgttTTGGAAAGAAACGTGGTGATGTTCTTTACGTACTTTAGTACAATACTTATCGCTTCAAAAGAATGGTGGTAATAGGACTAACACTATTAGTGTGTGAGGTATACTTAAAACAATCACAACTGATAATGCATCTTCCAATGGTGTGTGCTCATTAGTCGCATTAGGAAGAGATTGCAAATTTCTGCggtttgtaaattttttttcatACGAGGTGTTTGGCTTTTAACTTAACAGTATTAGGAATTCTCCTTCTATGTTGTCTGGCAAGATTCATAAGTTTACGAAAAATAGGAGAAGACTCTTGTTTGCTTGGATGTGCCAGTTAGGTGGATCTTTTGATGTTCAGCCATGTATTAAAATATGTAGAAGGTTTTTAATTGTTGGAAGAAAAAGATGGTTTTTATAGGCAGTTTTTTTATTGGATGATAGAAATGATAGGAAACTTTTGGGGCTACCAATGTCTAAAGATTGGGAGAATTGTGACAAAAATTGTAGGTGTTTGAATTTTTCTTATAATGCTCCTGTTAAGGTTAGTGCTCTCTTTGTTACTTGAAATTCCTATTTTCATGAAATGTTCTTAGTTTCATGGGAAACTGATAAAATGGTGACCTGCTACATCTTCAAGGTTAAACCAATTGACATAGATGATTCCAAAGCAAGTGCAAGCGCTGGGCAAGGGTGCTGCCGTAATTTTTGGGGGAGTTGTGACTCTCAGTCTGGTTTCCTCTGCCACAATCGGTTCTTCGGGCGGCAAATGAAGCCAAACTGGTAAAGACGAGAAACTTGTAACCTTTTGGCCAatcttaactttttttttttccttgtcATTTTGATAGTAATATCTTTTTTATTGTTCAATGGAGATTATTGGGGATAAGCTCAAATTTGGGTTGCTACTTGGGTGTATAGATCAAGAGGTTAGTTTGTGGCTTTAACGGCTATTGGGGAGTATGAGGTGCTTTTTGTTTGgccttgttttgttttattgtGTGATGTTACCACTGTTTTCCTCTGCCATAAGTGAGCAGTTTTCTTCTGTCATAAGTGAGCGTTCTCAATATACTTGAGGGGAGGTCAGTAATATCATTTCATTTTTATGGGTTTTATTCAGAAAAGTGTAGCGGAACCTTGTCGGTTTGTAGAGGCAAAGGCTTCTACATATGCAAACTATGTAAAGGAAATTCCACCCAACTATGTAAAGGAAATTCCACCATTGAATGGTCCCCTTTGTATGACCCAGTTGCCCTCAATCCGTGCTTATGCCCTACATGTGATGGAAATAGGTTAGTTTATATTCTCAAACAGTTTttgcatcctttttttttttagtttattgatAAAACTGGGAAATAAAGAGAGTCCATTTTATTGCGAGGGAATGTGTTAAAAAGTTCCTGTATTTACTTTTGGATCATTCAAAATTTTATCAACAGGCATTTCACTTTTGGTTATTTAATTGCAAAGGAGCGAATAATCCTTTAGCTCAGCTTAAGATGATTTTGGTTCAGGAGTGTGTGTGTTCTGTTTGTTAATTTCTTTAACCCTTTCTCCTAAGCATTTTAATATATTATATCTATACAAAAGCCACGAGATTGTTCTTTCCTTGATTGAAATGAAACTTAATGTTCTTTATTGCATTCCTTGTGTGATTTCTTTATCATTTTTCATGACATTACAGGGTGTACATTGTCTAAATTCTTAGACTTTTATTTGGacttatattatttattttaatgttttataaaatatgggTTGATAAATAGTTCTTTGCTGATCTAGTCTACTTAATTTTATTGATCTCTTATATATGAGCGTAGTATTTATAGTAGTCTAGTTGAAGTAGAAGTATGAGCTTTCTAGTTAACTGAAATCTTTGATGAGGATGTTCAATCCAACTAGGTTAATATAAGCTAAGTCTCATCCCTAAATTTATATATACGAATAGTCTCATCGTTATTGTGTAATCTGATAATCTGCTTCAGAAATAGAGGTCCTAGGGAGGAAGACTTAGTTGGTTGGTATTGTACTAACAATTCACGTTTTCTCCGTGATCAAgtatgttttttattttcattaattgtTTATTATGTTCTAAGTTGTATTCAAAATTATTGATAAGATGTATGAATATCTAACATGTGGTATCATATTGCCAATTGTATACGATTTAAGACCTGTATTTTTTTGTTTAACCTAAATTGAgattaatcattaataaaccccaAGTAATTTTCGTTATTATTTTATGTCGAAATTTTTATAGTTAGATCCTAAAAG
The Humulus lupulus chromosome 6, drHumLupu1.1, whole genome shotgun sequence DNA segment above includes these coding regions:
- the LOC133782657 gene encoding nuclear intron maturase 2, mitochondrial isoform X1, which produces MLRNFPIFTRQILTSTSLSFSKSPQRTYGFALIRLLSYAQVHRRVPDPDDPSTLMKEDGVSLCSRMWIENFREPDRIVTNLTSYLRRFELWVLAYQKVCADDMGSYMPRSAIQRPALEDLLALRNAVLDDRFRWGARLEFFIKSPKDKTDYQSLSKRKIKALLTTTQAAAFQDKIVQEVLLMVLEPIYEARFSQKSFAFRPGRNAHTVLRVIRKSFAGYLWYIKGDLSTILDGMKVGLAINALMRDVRDKKVIDLVKAALVTPVITTKDSGEEKKKKVKRKYQKKRVLAEDEPKPDPYWLETFFGFSPEEAEKLPSWGHCGILSPLLANVCLDELDRWMEGRIKNFYRPSKSDVIWNSPDGEVEQGNTSWPEFVPTSGPDKTRKMDYIRYGGHILVGIRGPRADAATLRKELIEFCDQKYMLKLDNESLPIEHITKGILFLDHVLCRRVVYPTLRYTATGGKIISEKGVGTLLSVTASLKQCIKQFRKLNFVKGDRDPDPQPCFRMFHATQAHTNAQMNKFLSTMVEWYRYADNRKKVVNFCSYILRGSLAKLYAAKYKLRSRAKVYTIGARNLSRPLKEKKGQSPEYHNLLRMGLVESIDGLQYTRMSLVPETDYTPFPSNWRPDHEKALLEYTRLDDPKTLEEQRSCIKELGLLLPQDYISMLVWNYKRNAIVLDHLSLVGSNTNRQRDQQLLLGSNEDYIEQQIEKEEY
- the LOC133782657 gene encoding nuclear intron maturase 2, mitochondrial isoform X2 translates to MKEDGVSLCSRMWIENFREPDRIVTNLTSYLRRFELWVLAYQKVCADDMGSYMPRSAIQRPALEDLLALRNAVLDDRFRWGARLEFFIKSPKDKTDYQSLSKRKIKALLTTTQAAAFQDKIVQEVLLMVLEPIYEARFSQKSFAFRPGRNAHTVLRVIRKSFAGYLWYIKGDLSTILDGMKVGLAINALMRDVRDKKVIDLVKAALVTPVITTKDSGEEKKKKVKRKYQKKRVLAEDEPKPDPYWLETFFGFSPEEAEKLPSWGHCGILSPLLANVCLDELDRWMEGRIKNFYRPSKSDVIWNSPDGEVEQGNTSWPEFVPTSGPDKTRKMDYIRYGGHILVGIRGPRADAATLRKELIEFCDQKYMLKLDNESLPIEHITKGILFLDHVLCRRVVYPTLRYTATGGKIISEKGVGTLLSVTASLKQCIKQFRKLNFVKGDRDPDPQPCFRMFHATQAHTNAQMNKFLSTMVEWYRYADNRKKVVNFCSYILRGSLAKLYAAKYKLRSRAKVYTIGARNLSRPLKEKKGQSPEYHNLLRMGLVESIDGLQYTRMSLVPETDYTPFPSNWRPDHEKALLEYTRLDDPKTLEEQRSCIKELGLLLPQDYISMLVWNYKRNAIVLDHLSLVGSNTNRQRDQQLLLGSNEDYIEQQIEKEEY